A window of Aliarcobacter trophiarum LMG 25534 contains these coding sequences:
- the moaA gene encoding GTP 3',8-cyclase MoaA, producing MLLDGFGRKHDYLRVSVTERCNFRCQYCMPEKPFSWVPKENLLSYEDLFKFIKIGIDEGIKKVRITGGEPLLRDDLDYFIKLISDYKNDIDLALTTNGFLLPQMAQKLKDSGLKRINISLDTLNQERAMKIAQKDVLPTVLDGISKAKNVGLKIKINCVPLKNINDIDIIDVLDFCKEEGFTVRYIEFMENSFAKSGAKGLKADEILNIIKTKYPNIKKVPRDTSSPAQYYMLEDGYEFGIIEPHKDDFCSSCNRIRLTAEGFLIPCLYFEDAMSIKDAIRANDIEKATQILKKVLQNKPEKNKWSTKDDNKVSSRAFYETGG from the coding sequence ATGTTATTAGATGGATTTGGAAGAAAGCATGATTATTTAAGAGTATCAGTTACTGAAAGATGTAACTTTAGATGTCAATATTGTATGCCTGAAAAACCTTTTTCTTGGGTTCCTAAAGAGAATTTATTATCTTATGAAGACCTTTTTAAATTTATAAAAATTGGTATTGATGAGGGTATAAAAAAAGTAAGAATTACTGGTGGAGAGCCACTATTAAGAGATGACTTAGATTATTTTATAAAGTTAATAAGTGATTATAAAAATGATATAGATTTGGCTCTTACAACAAATGGATTTTTGCTTCCACAAATGGCACAGAAATTAAAAGATTCTGGTCTTAAAAGAATAAATATCTCACTTGATACACTAAATCAAGAAAGAGCTATGAAAATAGCGCAAAAGGATGTCTTACCTACTGTTTTAGATGGAATTTCTAAAGCAAAAAATGTTGGGCTTAAAATAAAAATAAATTGTGTACCTCTTAAAAATATAAATGATATTGATATTATAGATGTTTTAGATTTTTGTAAAGAAGAGGGCTTTACTGTACGATACATAGAGTTTATGGAAAATAGTTTTGCAAAAAGTGGAGCAAAGGGTTTAAAAGCGGATGAGATTTTAAATATTATAAAAACAAAATATCCAAATATTAAAAAAGTTCCAAGAGATACTAGCTCACCAGCTCAATATTATATGCTTGAAGATGGCTATGAATTTGGTATAATAGAACCACATAAGGATGATTTTTGTTCTTCATGTAATCGTATTAGATTAACGGCAGAAGGGTTTTTAATACCTTGTTTATATTTTGAAGATGCTATGAGCATAAAAGATGCAATAAGAGCAAATGATATAGAAAAAGCTACACAAATTTTGAAAAAAGTTTTACAAAATAAGCCAGAAAAAAATAAGTGGTCAACTAAAGATGATAACAAAGTATCAAGTAGAGCTTTTTATGAAACTGGTGGATAA
- a CDS encoding glycosyl transferase, translated as MDFKIFLKAVGTGPKGNRDLTLNESFEAISQILNKEPTQAQIGAFLIAWRVKLETIEEFKGAIKALNSFIKYKEVPDSLMLGYNFDGRDTNPYLFPLYEDILDGFFKKNSDVRRLNLVISGDLVQPTKNGICTKDIFTKFDKGQYLHYFDRVEYLQELSELTPLRREFGLRTAFNTVEKLLNPSLSEYGICGAFHKPYVSKYIDMYRDDFKDITVVRGAEGDIEVFKDSKFWQKKDDQIVEFEFCLKDYGVNYSKVFENITLEDNLNILKNYDDEILNLAKFNVALYLLFAKRVSSLDEAWQRLN; from the coding sequence ATGGACTTTAAAATATTTTTAAAAGCAGTGGGGACTGGACCTAAAGGAAATAGAGATTTAACTCTAAACGAGAGTTTTGAAGCTATATCTCAGATTTTAAATAAAGAACCAACACAGGCACAAATAGGTGCTTTTTTAATTGCATGGAGAGTAAAACTAGAAACTATAGAAGAGTTTAAAGGAGCCATAAAAGCCTTAAATAGTTTTATAAAATATAAAGAGGTTCCAGACTCTTTAATGTTAGGCTATAACTTTGATGGAAGAGATACAAATCCATATCTCTTTCCTTTATATGAAGATATTTTGGATGGTTTTTTCAAAAAAAATAGTGATGTAAGAAGATTAAATCTTGTAATTAGTGGGGATTTAGTTCAACCAACAAAAAATGGAATTTGTACAAAAGATATATTTACAAAATTTGATAAGGGTCAATATTTACACTATTTTGATAGAGTAGAATATCTGCAAGAGTTAAGTGAACTTACACCTTTAAGGAGAGAGTTTGGCTTAAGAACAGCCTTTAATACAGTTGAAAAACTTTTAAACCCATCTTTGAGTGAGTATGGAATTTGTGGAGCTTTTCACAAACCTTATGTCTCAAAATATATTGATATGTATAGAGATGATTTTAAAGATATTACAGTTGTTAGAGGAGCCGAGGGAGATATTGAAGTTTTTAAAGACTCTAAGTTTTGGCAAAAAAAAGATGATCAGATTGTTGAATTTGAGTTTTGTTTAAAAGATTATGGAGTTAATTATTCGAAAGTTTTTGAAAATATCACTTTGGAAGATAACTTAAATATTTTAAAAAATTATGATGATGAGATTTTGAATTTGGCTAAGTTTAACGTTGCATTGTATTTGCTATTTGCTAAAAGAGTTAGCTCTTTGGATGAAGCTTGGCAAAGATTAAATTAA
- the napG gene encoding ferredoxin-type protein NapG, with the protein MNIVKNYQENRRKFLLKSARTIGLVVLGSLTWSAYLSEVKASSLILRPPAAIKEDDFLATCIKCGLCVEACPFDTLKLAKPGDNLPLGTPYFVPRDIPCYMCVDIPCVPICPTDALDEKKVKDENGAFEIRQMEMGVAVVDVKSCVAFWGIQCDACYRACPLLGEAIDIVYEKNERTGKHAFLKPVVDSDICTGCGLCEKACITEKPAIFVLPRENALGKVGDHYIKGWDEADERRVKDASVEIGKTKINKKSAVESLNSGMEDLLND; encoded by the coding sequence ATGAATATAGTAAAAAACTATCAAGAAAATAGAAGGAAGTTTCTTCTAAAAAGTGCTAGAACTATTGGTTTAGTAGTTCTTGGTAGTTTAACATGGAGTGCATATTTAAGTGAAGTAAAAGCTAGTAGTCTAATTTTAAGACCACCAGCTGCCATAAAAGAAGATGATTTTTTGGCTACTTGTATAAAATGTGGGCTTTGTGTAGAGGCATGTCCTTTTGATACACTAAAATTGGCAAAACCAGGGGATAATTTACCTTTAGGAACTCCTTATTTTGTTCCTAGAGATATTCCTTGCTATATGTGTGTTGATATTCCTTGTGTTCCTATTTGTCCAACAGATGCCCTTGATGAAAAAAAGGTCAAAGATGAAAATGGGGCTTTTGAAATAAGACAGATGGAAATGGGAGTTGCAGTTGTAGATGTAAAATCTTGTGTAGCTTTTTGGGGAATTCAATGTGATGCATGTTATAGAGCTTGTCCACTTTTAGGTGAAGCTATAGATATAGTATATGAAAAAAATGAACGAACAGGAAAGCATGCATTTTTAAAACCTGTTGTAGATAGTGATATTTGTACAGGTTGCGGACTTTGTGAAAAAGCTTGTATTACTGAAAAACCAGCAATTTTTGTACTTCCTAGAGAAAATGCTTTAGGAAAAGTGGGAGACCACTACATAAAAGGGTGGGATGAAGCAGATGAGCGAAGAGTAAAAGATGCTTCTGTTGAGATTGGGAAAACAAAAATAAATAAAAAAAGTGCAGTTGAGTCTTTAAATAGTGGTATGGAGGATTTACTAAATGATTAA
- a CDS encoding type IV pili methyl-accepting chemotaxis transducer N-terminal domain-containing protein: MKKSTISTKIKVIGILFVLLMASIVATTIYLNNKNEKDAMIVNIAGKQRMLSQNISKNIFYIYLNPKSSQQELDSSVEEFIYNLESLKGGNSLSKLKEAPNIHIDKQMLQVELLWSIFYKNIVKFKELISSNKNQEELEKIVNIIYETNPNLLYEVDALVSLHTINSEQKIKLLKNSQYFFAILILLLIIYSFLELKTMEKNALNFLEESKRVMEQDLEEPLKPIKIEAEGELIEASYMFNRFLNKINSAIIDSNSALEQSKNASIKLEEISNEFDEIINELQNKSEISKQLNRSEDIAIQTQEQLLHSGKRLNELKNELEKIILFVEKKS, encoded by the coding sequence ATGAAAAAAAGTACTATTAGCACGAAAATAAAAGTTATTGGAATACTTTTTGTACTTCTAATGGCAAGCATTGTTGCAACAACTATCTACTTAAATAATAAAAATGAAAAAGATGCAATGATTGTAAATATCGCTGGGAAACAAAGAATGTTAAGCCAAAATATCTCAAAAAATATATTCTACATATATTTAAACCCAAAATCTTCACAGCAAGAGTTAGATTCTAGTGTTGAAGAGTTTATTTACAATCTTGAAAGCTTAAAAGGCGGAAATAGTTTATCAAAATTAAAAGAAGCTCCTAATATTCATATAGATAAGCAGATGTTACAAGTAGAACTTTTGTGGTCTATTTTTTACAAAAATATAGTTAAGTTTAAAGAGTTAATCTCAAGTAATAAAAATCAAGAAGAGTTAGAAAAGATTGTAAATATAATATACGAAACAAATCCAAATCTTCTTTATGAAGTAGATGCACTTGTTAGCCTTCATACAATAAATAGTGAACAAAAAATAAAATTATTAAAAAATAGTCAATACTTTTTCGCTATTTTAATTCTACTTCTAATTATTTATAGTTTTCTTGAATTAAAAACTATGGAAAAAAATGCCCTAAATTTTCTTGAAGAATCAAAAAGAGTTATGGAACAAGATTTAGAAGAGCCCTTAAAGCCTATAAAAATTGAAGCTGAAGGTGAATTAATAGAAGCTTCATATATGTTTAATAGATTTTTAAACAAAATAAATAGTGCAATAATAGACTCAAATAGTGCTTTAGAACAATCAAAAAATGCTTCTATAAAATTAGAAGAGATTTCAAATGAATTTGATGAAATTATAAATGAACTACAAAATAAAAGTGAAATATCAAAACAGTTAAATAGAAGTGAAGATATTGCAATACAAACACAAGAGCAACTTTTACACTCTGGTAAAAGATTAAATGAGCTTAAAAATGAGCTTGAAAAGATTATTCTTTTTGTAGAAAAAAAGAGTTGA
- the napA gene encoding nitrate reductase catalytic subunit NapA has protein sequence MSLSRRDFLKSSAAASAAAAIGMSVPTELQAQANTAESGWRWDKAACRFCGTGCGIMLATKEGKIVAVKGDPAAPVNRGLNCIKGYFNAKIMYGADRLKTPLLRVNKKGEFDKKGEFTPISWKRAFDEMEKHIKAALKEKGPEGIGVFGSGQYTIMEGYAALKMMKAGFRSNAIDPNARHCMASAVVGFYQTFGIDEPSGCYDDIELTDTVVCWGSNMAEMHPILWSRVTDRKLSNPDKVKVINISTYRHRTSDIADMEIIFTPNTDLALWNYIAREIVYNRPESIDWDFIKENIVFAASPVNIGYGMRRSDEKSIKDGKYSSKEMEIVNKEMETIVSETEAPALAPYGYKAGDKMTHKNTGLAHWEISFEEYKKSLEPYTLDYVAKIAKGNPDEDIEEFKKKLQQLANWYIEKDRKVVSFWTMGMNQHTRGTWVNTLSYNVHFLLNKQAHPGSGAFSLTGQPSACGTAREVGTFTHRLPADMMTENPKHREITEKVWNVPLGTLNPKGTQPFMKIMRDLEDGNMKFAWVNVNNPWQNTANANHWLKAAREMDNFIVTSEAYPGISAKVSDLILPSAMIYEKWGGYGNAERRTQLWRQQVLPIGDSMSDTWQWVELSKRFTVKDVWGEQSLLSTKGEVKLPSMIEAAKAMGYNENSTMYDILFANDRAKSYKADLKDPIQAGYDNTEAFGDSRNVQGSDGKPWKGYGFFVQKYLFEEYADFGRGHGHDLADFDTYHKVRGLKWPVVDGKETSWRFNTKYDPYAKAENPNGNFAFYGTLAKELAQGDLTGIKDKTKKSLKNKAKIFARPYMDPPEKPDSEYPVWLSTGRVLEHWHSGTMTMRVPELYRAVPEALCYMHPEDANKYGVKQGELAWVESRRGKVKARVETRGRNRPSRGLVYVPWFDEKVFINKVCLDATCPQSGQTDFKKCAVKVYKA, from the coding sequence ATGTCACTTTCAAGAAGAGATTTTCTAAAAAGTTCAGCAGCAGCAAGTGCGGCAGCAGCCATTGGTATGAGTGTACCAACAGAGCTTCAAGCACAAGCAAATACAGCTGAAAGTGGTTGGCGTTGGGATAAAGCAGCCTGTAGATTTTGTGGAACAGGTTGTGGAATTATGCTTGCAACAAAAGAGGGAAAAATTGTTGCCGTAAAGGGTGACCCAGCTGCTCCAGTTAATAGAGGGCTTAACTGTATTAAAGGATATTTTAATGCAAAAATTATGTATGGAGCAGATAGGCTAAAAACTCCACTTTTAAGAGTAAACAAAAAAGGTGAGTTTGACAAAAAAGGTGAATTTACTCCTATTTCTTGGAAAAGAGCTTTCGATGAGATGGAAAAACACATAAAAGCAGCTTTAAAAGAGAAAGGTCCAGAAGGAATTGGTGTATTTGGAAGTGGACAATACACTATTATGGAAGGTTATGCAGCTCTTAAAATGATGAAAGCAGGATTTAGATCAAATGCAATTGATCCAAATGCAAGACACTGTATGGCTAGTGCTGTTGTTGGTTTTTATCAAACTTTCGGAATAGATGAACCAAGTGGTTGTTATGATGATATTGAACTAACAGATACAGTTGTTTGTTGGGGTTCAAATATGGCTGAAATGCACCCTATTTTATGGTCAAGAGTTACTGATAGAAAATTAAGTAATCCAGATAAAGTAAAAGTAATAAATATTTCAACATATAGACATAGAACTTCTGATATTGCTGATATGGAAATAATTTTCACACCAAATACAGATTTAGCTTTATGGAACTATATAGCAAGAGAGATAGTATATAATCGTCCTGAATCAATAGATTGGGATTTTATAAAAGAGAATATAGTATTTGCTGCAAGTCCAGTTAATATTGGTTATGGTATGAGAAGAAGTGATGAGAAATCTATAAAAGATGGAAAATACTCAAGTAAAGAGATGGAGATTGTAAATAAAGAGATGGAAACTATTGTTTCTGAAACAGAAGCTCCAGCACTTGCACCTTATGGGTATAAAGCTGGTGATAAAATGACTCATAAAAATACAGGTCTTGCTCACTGGGAAATTAGCTTTGAAGAGTACAAAAAATCTTTAGAGCCTTATACTCTTGATTATGTTGCAAAAATTGCAAAAGGGAATCCTGATGAGGACATTGAAGAGTTTAAGAAAAAACTTCAACAACTTGCAAATTGGTATATTGAAAAAGATAGAAAAGTTGTAAGTTTCTGGACGATGGGAATGAACCAACATACACGTGGAACTTGGGTAAATACACTATCTTATAATGTTCACTTTTTATTAAATAAACAAGCACATCCAGGAAGTGGAGCATTTTCACTAACAGGACAACCTAGTGCATGTGGAACAGCAAGAGAAGTAGGAACATTTACACATAGACTTCCAGCTGATATGATGACAGAAAATCCAAAACATAGAGAAATCACTGAAAAAGTATGGAATGTACCACTTGGAACATTAAATCCAAAAGGAACTCAACCTTTTATGAAAATCATGAGAGATTTAGAAGATGGAAATATGAAATTTGCTTGGGTAAATGTAAATAATCCTTGGCAAAATACTGCAAATGCAAACCACTGGTTAAAAGCTGCAAGAGAGATGGATAACTTTATAGTAACTTCAGAAGCATATCCTGGAATATCTGCAAAAGTTTCAGATTTAATTCTACCTTCAGCAATGATTTATGAAAAATGGGGTGGTTATGGAAATGCAGAAAGAAGAACACAACTATGGAGACAACAAGTTCTTCCAATTGGTGATTCTATGAGTGATACATGGCAATGGGTTGAATTATCAAAAAGATTTACGGTTAAAGATGTTTGGGGTGAGCAAAGTTTACTTAGCACAAAAGGTGAAGTAAAACTTCCTAGCATGATTGAAGCAGCAAAAGCTATGGGATATAATGAAAACTCAACAATGTATGATATTTTATTTGCAAATGATAGAGCAAAATCATATAAGGCTGATTTAAAAGACCCTATCCAAGCTGGTTATGATAATACAGAAGCATTTGGAGATAGTAGAAATGTACAAGGAAGTGATGGAAAACCATGGAAAGGGTATGGATTCTTTGTTCAAAAATATCTATTCGAAGAGTATGCAGATTTTGGAAGAGGACACGGACACGATTTAGCAGATTTTGATACTTACCACAAAGTAAGAGGACTTAAATGGCCAGTTGTTGATGGAAAAGAGACATCATGGAGATTTAATACAAAATATGACCCATATGCAAAAGCTGAAAACCCAAATGGTAATTTCGCATTTTATGGAACTTTAGCAAAAGAGTTAGCTCAAGGTGATTTAACAGGAATTAAAGATAAAACTAAAAAATCTCTAAAAAATAAAGCAAAAATATTTGCACGTCCTTATATGGATCCACCAGAAAAGCCAGATTCTGAGTATCCAGTTTGGCTTAGCACAGGAAGAGTTCTAGAACATTGGCATAGTGGAACTATGACTATGAGAGTTCCTGAACTTTATAGAGCAGTTCCAGAAGCACTTTGCTATATGCACCCTGAAGATGCAAATAAATATGGTGTAAAACAAGGTGAACTAGCTTGGGTTGAAAGTAGAAGAGGAAAAGTAAAAGCAAGAGTTGAAACAAGAGGAAGAAATAGACCATCAAGAGGATTAGTATATGTTCCTTGGTTTGATGAAAAAGTGTTTATAAATAAAGTTTGTTTAGATGCAACTTGTCCACAATCAGGACAAACTGACTTCAAAAAATGTGCGGTAAAAGTTTATAAAGCTTAA
- a CDS encoding Crp/Fnr family transcriptional regulator, whose protein sequence is MTLNQSIKSLDFFANLDDKQIDFLSNFSFISKYERDSILFYETDLKTNLLFLVRGLIKVYKYDKFDNEIFLYHIHSNSLISELSNLNTNEIYCFSNASFMEDSIVLSVDFLKLQEHFLDNNLLVKELMNSLLNKTHQLQCLVNRELVFDATAKVAYMLVSDLEMFNSLKRQDVSFMLHIQPETLSRVLKKLSRDNIIEVENQQVMIKDKTALNYIFKGVGI, encoded by the coding sequence ATGACATTGAACCAAAGTATAAAAAGTTTGGATTTTTTTGCAAATCTAGATGATAAGCAAATTGATTTTCTAAGCAATTTCTCCTTTATCTCAAAATACGAAAGAGATTCTATTTTATTTTATGAAACAGATTTAAAAACTAATCTTCTTTTTTTAGTAAGAGGTTTAATAAAAGTTTATAAATACGATAAATTTGACAATGAAATATTTTTATATCACATACATTCAAACTCTTTAATAAGCGAACTAAGCAATCTAAATACAAACGAAATCTACTGCTTTTCAAATGCATCTTTTATGGAAGATTCTATAGTTTTATCTGTAGATTTCCTAAAACTACAAGAACATTTTTTAGATAACAACCTGCTTGTAAAAGAGCTAATGAATTCTCTACTAAACAAAACTCATCAACTCCAATGTTTAGTAAATAGAGAGTTGGTTTTTGATGCTACTGCAAAAGTTGCTTATATGTTAGTTAGTGATTTAGAGATGTTTAATAGCTTAAAAAGACAAGATGTTAGTTTTATGCTACATATTCAACCTGAAACTCTATCAAGAGTTTTAAAAAAATTGTCAAGAGATAATATCATTGAAGTTGAAAATCAACAAGTTATGATTAAAGATAAAACTGCATTAAACTATATTTTTAAAGGAGTAGGAATATGA